The genomic interval ACTACTTTTGCCAGTAGAAATTAAATCTTCTACCACAACTACGCGCTGACCTTCAATGATCTCTCCTTCAATCAGGCTACCCGTTCCATGTTCTTTAGCTTTTGCTCTTACATAAACAAATGGTAATCCTAATTCCTGAGCAACTAATACACCCTGAGGAATACCAGCAGTTGCAACTCCGGCAATGACATCAACAGAACCAAATTCTTCCTGTATCAACTGCGTAAGTTTCTGTCTGATGTATGTTCGAACTGACGGATGGGAGAGCGTTATCCTATTATCACAATAAATTGGAGATTTCCAGCCTGATGCCCACGTAAAAGGGTTATTCGGCTGTAATTTTATTGCTTTAATTTGAAGTAAAAATTCAGCTACCTTTAATTCAATATCACTTTTATTATACATGCTCCAAAATTACTCAAAATAATACCTTTATTCCACAAACGATTTGTCCTTTTTTTGCCACCGATTGATAATCAATGCGATAATTAGAAACGAGTAGGATTTAAACTAAAAAATATCTGATTCCTCTTTGTATCGTGCATAATTTTTATACTTTTATTTCATAAACCAGTACACCCAACCAGCTTTTGAAAGCTGGCATACAAACGAATATACCAATGAAAACTTATACCATTTACATCAACGATAATACACTGCTGATTGCGAACAAAGTGCCCTCGCACACTGAACCTGTTGAGCTGGTGGAGGAAAACGGGTTTAATTTTGAAGCTTTCTATGAAGGCTTGAGTAAATTATCTGCAAAACAGTATGTACTGATCACTGCTGATCCAAAATCACTTTTCAAACAAATGAAGGCCGGCTTAACTGTCATTAAAGCCGCGGGTGGTCTGGTCATGAACGCAAAAGATGAATACTTGTTTATCTTCAGAAATAAAAAATGGGATCTGCCTAAAGGTAAAGTCGAAAAAGGAGAAGGCATTAAAGATGCCGGAAGACGCGAAGTTGAAGAAGAATGCGGCGTAAAAATCAATACCAACGATGAAAGGTTATGCAAAACCTATCATGTTTATGAAATGGGGACCAGGTTAGTCCTGAAAAGAACCAACTGGTATAGCATGACCGTTAAAGGAAGCCCTAAATTGATTCCGCAGAAAGAAGAAGGGATTACTAAAGCAGAATGGCTTACCGCTGCTGACCTTAAGCCAGTGCTGAAAAATACTTATCCTTCTATTATTGACGTGCTGAAAGCGGGCAAACTGATTAAAGAGAAAGTATCTAAAGAAAAAATAAAGCTTCCTTAGGAAGAAAAGGCGTTACATCACCATGGTTACGGAGAATATCCCGGACTATGGTGGAGCTGATGGCCGAATACTCAGGTTTACTCAAAATAAAGATCGTTTCCATTTCTGGCATCATCGTCTGGTTAATCTGCGCAATTGCCCTTTCATATTCAAAGTCACCTACAGACCGGATTCCACGGATCATATAAGAAGCATTGATCTTTCTGCAAAAATCAACCGTTAAGCCTTCATAAGATTGAACTTCAATGTTATCATATGCTGCAAATACAGCTTTTACGATTTCTTCGCGCACCTGTCCGGATAAAAAACTTTGTTTAGAACTGTTCAGTCCTATTCCAACTACTACTTTATCAAATAATGGCAAGGCACGCTTTAAGATATCAGCATGTGCGATGGTTAATGGATCAAATGATCCCGGAAACAGGGCTATTTTCATAGTTTAAGGCGTATAGTTAAAAAAGCTGAAAGAAGAATTACCATAACGGCGGGTTTCTTTATAACCTGGCTGATCTTTTAATTTTAATAAAGAAGGATGTTCTACCACCAGTAATCCGTTTTCAGTCAATAACTTGTTTTTCGCCACTAATTGTGGAATAAGCGGAATATTTGTCAAATCATAAGGTGGATCTGCAAATATAATCTGATAACTTTTAGTGTGTTGTTCCAGGAATTTGAATACATCTGCCTTTTGCAGTGTGATTTCATTCAGTTCATATTTTTCAATAACTGATTTAAGCCAGAATATACAGCCGGAATGTTTATCTACAGCAGTTACTTCTTTTATTCCGCGTGAAGCGAATTCAATACTGATGTTTCCTGTGCCGCTGAATAAATCGAGCACACTGCAACTGTCAAAATCGTAAGTATTGTATAAAATATTGAAAAGGGCCTCTTTGGCCATGTCTGTAGTAGGTCTTACAGGAAGACTGGCAGGCGCATTCATGCGGATACCTTTTAATTTACCGCCAATTATACGCATAAGTCCAGGGCTAATAAGCTGCTGTAATAGTGAGCAGGCATATCATCTAAGATCGCATGATCAATATCACTGGCAGGAGGAAGGTTAAAATGGATGTGATTGAAATATTTATGCAGACAGGTATGGTAACCATCATTCTGATGAATAATTCCACTGATTAATACAGATGTGGTTGCCGGATCTAACTTTAATTCCTGAATCAATAAGACCAGGTAATAGTTAAATTCTTCCGCATTCTCTATCTGGTAGGTATTCTGGAAGCGCATCTTGCCTTCATCCAGTAATAAGGCATTAAAAGAGCCCGCTGTGAAGTCAAGCAATAAAGACGTGCCTTCTGCACTGGTTGCCAATGCCAGAACTGGTGCATTCTGCTCATAGCGTGCAGCGCTGGCCAGGAAGGTATTTAAAGTTTGCTCAGTGAATTTCTCCAGGTTAAACACTGAAGTGAAGCCAAAGCGCGCAAAAGCACGTGTATATAAGGTAGCTGATTGATCTTCGCTGAAAAAGTTAGCGTAGGTATTCAGGTCCTGCTTACAGAAAAACTCATTGGGAACAGCAATAGTATTTGGCGTATACACAGAAACCTTAATTTCCCTGAATGGCAGCTTAAGGTAATTGTCATTTTTTAAAATAGTGGCCAGGTCAGTGCTGATGTCTTCACACTCCTGCTGATCAAATACGGCTTTTAACTGCTTGCTGTTTTTATCAATTATGGCATATGAAAAACTATCGCCGGTAATCTTTAACAACAAATTACAGGCTGAGGCAGTATGAGGATCAAATTCCGGATCCACTAATAAAATGCTGTTTTTACTATTGTTCATCTTAGCAAAATTAATTCTTTTTTCTATAACAACACCATTGCATATTTGTAAAATGGATAAAGCCTCAATAATTGCCCAGTCTTATCAATTTCAACCCACTGCTGAACAGTTTGTTTTTTGCCAGCAAATGGCTGATTTTTTATCTGGAGAGCTGGATAACAGGTGTTTCATCCTCAGAGGATATGCAGGTACAGGTAAAACTACTTCGGTTGCTGCACTGGTGAAGGTGTTACCAAAATTTAAGTTCAGATCGGTTTTGCTTGCGCCAACGGGCCGTGCTGCGAAGGTGATGACGAGTTATTCGGGCAGAACAGCGTTAACTATTCACAAAAAAATATATAGAAAAAGAACTGCGGTAGGGCTTGATATGTCATTTCAGCTGGCGCCAAACCTTGCAGAAAATACTTTATTTATTATTGATGAGGCTTCAATGATTGCCGATGAGTGGAATACCCAGAATGGATCTTCTTTTTTGAAAGATGTGATGGAGTTTATCTATAATGGTAAAAATTGCGCTGTACTATTTGTGGGGGATACCGCACAGTTGCCCCCGGTAGGCAGTCTGGAATCTCCGGCATTGAATAAAGATTATGTCGCTCAGAATTTCGGATTAAGAGTCACAGAAACAGAATTGAGAGAAGTGGTAAGGCAGGGCAGAACATCGGGAATATTAGCGAATGCTTCTATGCTGCGGGATCTGATCAATACGCATATTGAAAATATGGCAGAAGGAAATGGAGAGGAGAAAGTAGCCTTGCCACAATTTTTCACGAAAGGCTATAAAGATATTTTCAGGATGACAGGAGTCAAGCTTGTCGAAGGGTTAGAGTATGCCTACAGAAAATTCGATATCGAAAATTCTCTGGTGGTTTGCCGTTCTAATAAGTCTGCAAATGTTTACAACCAGCAAATCAGGGCAAGATTATTATACCGTGAAGAGGAACTGACTGGCGGAGATCAGATTATGGTCGTCCGGAATAATTATTTCTGGTTGCCGGATAATGAATCGACTTCTTTTATTGCCAATGGTGATATGGCCAGGATTGTCAGGGTAAGGAACGAAGAAGAGCGGTATGGTTTCAGGTTCTCTGAGGTACAGCTTGAATTTCTGGATTATCCGGAAGCAGGTCAGGTCACCTGTAAAGTCATGCTGGATACCTTACAGGCAGAAACACCTAATTTACCTTATGCAGACAGCAAAAAATTATTCGAAGGTTTAGTAGAAGATTATGAGCATATTACAAATAAGCGGGAGCGGATGCTGGCGATTAAGGAAGACCCGTATTACAATGCGCTGCAAATTAAATTTGCTTATGCAGTAACCTGCCATAAAGCACAGGGCGGTCAATGGGATGCGGTATTTGTAGATCAGGGATACCTGACCGACGAAATGGTAGATCTTGAGTTTCTGCGCTGGTTATATACTGCCATTACCAGGGCTAAACAGGAATTGTTCCTGGTTAACTTTGCGCAGAACTTATTTAAAGATCCATCCGAAGAGCAGTACTGATTAGCAGCAAACAGCTTAGTGTTTTGCGTCTTCAGTATGGGCAGCTTTTCTAAGAAAAGAAAAGTAAATTGCTGTAGTTGCTATAATTACGCATAAAGCAAGAACGATGAAAGTAACGTCTGCCGTTCCTAAACGTTCCGTATGTGCTGAAATCTCGTGATTTTCTAAAACTGTGGAAATAGTCATATCGTTTTTTTTGGTGAAGGTAATAAATATAAATTATTACCCCGCCATAAATAATGTAATATGGGTATCGCAACCAACAGGTTGGGCAATATAATCAACGGTATATAGCTGATTACGATTTAGTTCACTATACCCAATTTTTCCTCTATTGCTTTTCCGATTGGTGCAATCGGTAAGGTTACTGACTTGTTTGTTTGCAGCAAAACTTTCCATTCTCCGGTATATCTTCTCCTTGTAATCTCAAATGAGCCCTTTGGATGAACGATTTTGTAAAGATTGATAGTTGCTATTGGATGTAATATACTGTAAACATCGTTTTCGATATTAATTTTTAAACTTCTCATACGTGGTTGTTAATAAATTGGTTCACATGGATATACGCAGGAATCTTGCCATGATCAGATTTCTTCACATGACTGCTACAGGATATTAGTATTAATTTACGCATTTTTGTTATCTATATTTTAAGAAAAAAATGATCTAGCTTAACAGCTTCATTCAACCGCGTAAATCATTTCTAAAACTATAAAGAATAAATTGGAATTTTCTCAAATGTTATCAACCTATGTCTAAGAAATCATATTTTCTCCTTCTGCTCTTATTAAACCTTGTTTTTAGCCATGGTTATGCACAAAATCAAAAATCTTTTAAAGTCATCCCATTGGGTACCAGGGGCGGACTGGATGAAAGTAATTTATCGGCTTATCTGATTGCACCCATAGGAAGCGATCACTTTATTGCTGCCGATGCGGGAACGCTCAGACATGGAATAGATGTAGCGATCAGCAATCAATTGTTTAAAGGGCCGGCTGATGAAGTCCTGAAAAATAACATTAAGGGTTACCTGGTATCACATGCACACCTGGATCATATTGCCGGATTGATTATGAACTCTCCTGATGACTCTAAAAAGAATATTTATGCTTTTCCATCCGTTATTGAAGTCTTAAGAGAAAAGTATTTTACCTGGAAAGCCTGGGCTAACTTTGCGAATGAAGGGGAGATGCCGCGTTTGAATAAATATACTTATGTACCACTTGAAGCGCAGGTGAAAAAAGAACTGACTGGTACAGAAATGCAGGTGACGGCTTTTCCTTTGAGTCACGGGCCTGGTTATGAGAGTACAGCTTTTTTAATCAGTCATCAGGAAAGTTCTTTAATATACCTGGGAGATACAGGAGCAGATGAAATAGAGAAAAATACGCAATTAGAGCAGCTGTGGAAGCAAGTGGCCCCACTGATTCTAAAGAACCAGCTGAAAGCCATATTTATTGAAACATCTTTTTCTGATAAACAGCCTGAAAATCAGTTATTCGGGCATTTGACACCACGTTTGCTGATGGTAGAGTTAAGTAAGCTGAGTAAACTGACAGGTGTTAAAGCTTTGCAAAAAGTTTCTATTGTGATTACACATATGAAGGCATGGGATAAAGAAGAAGAATACCTGGTTAATGAACTGAAACAGAAAAATCAGCTGGGGCTGAAACTTGTTTTTCCCGAACAAGGGAAATGCCTGGAGTTTTAACAGGTCCGAATATTAACAATAATTAACATTCAGGTTAAAGAGTGTTAATTACTGAAATTGTTTTTTTCTTTTCTCTACTTTTAATAGATGAAGCTAATTTTAGTGCGGATATTATCAGTATTTATAGTAATGGTGTTTTTTTCACCGCTGAAGGGTCAATCCCAGCAAATGCTGAAAGGAGTGATATTTGAAGAAGGAACCAGGACAAGAGTAGGAGGGGCTTCAGTTCATAATCAAAGAACTGGTTATACGAATTCAACTAATAACTTTGGTTTATTTGATATACTGGCACAACAAGGGGATACACTTCAGATTTCTCTGGATGGGTATTTGAATAAACAGATTGAGGTAAGTAATCTAAAAGATCTGGTTATTTATCTCAGAGCTTCCTCGACTCAGTTAAAAGAAGTGAAAATAACCGGGCAGTCCAGGTTACAGGGGTTACGGGAAGCTCAGGCTGATTTCAAAGCCAGGGGGATTTTTACGAATGGTAAACCATCCATAGGGATGTTGTCGCCACTGGGTGGTAGTCCGCTTACTTATTTGTATGAGACTTTTAGTCAGGATGGTAAACGCGCCAGAAGGCTTGGGAAATTCATTGCACGTGAATCTGATTATACCGAAGTAGCCACCAGGTTCAATAAAGAAAAGATTAAGCTGCTTGTTCCGGTTAAGGAGGAAGATCTGGAAGAGTTTAAGTCGGCTTACTGGCCAAAGAATGAGGACATTCGGAAATGGAGCGATTATGATCTCCATAATTATATTAAAAAATCTTTTGAAGAATTTAAAAAAACTAAAGGCTATATGTAATTCCGTCTGTACCTTTATTGCTTAAAACTTCTAAGGATCATGCGTATCAACCGTTTAATCTCCATTGTTATCTTCGCTGCAGTTGCAATTACATTTACAGCCCGCGCTTCCGTTACTACCAGAGATTTATGTTCTGTTAAAGCCATACCAAAAGATAGTATCCCAAAATCATTATTCACCGTTGGTATTGGCGGCGGACTGATCGGTGGTCTGTATGATGGTTTTTATCCTTATCAATCACTTAAAAAGCATGGTAATTTTGGTCTTGGTGCCCCCGATAAACTGGATGGTGAGCTGATGATCTACCAGGGGAAAATTTATAAGACCCAGCATACAGGTAAGACTTCACTGGTAGATGACCGGGATTCAACTTCATTTGCAATGGTCAACTTTTTTCATGCGGACAAGAAGCTTAATCCTCCGGCAGGGATGGATAAAACAGCATTGTTCCATTATCTGGATAGTGTGCTCACTAATGTAAACGGGATGTATGCCATCCATATCAGTGGTAAATTCAAAGCGATAAAAACAAGGGCTTTTCCACCTGTAAAAGCACATCAGCATACACCACTTGCTGAAATGTTAGCCTTACAACGGTTTTTTGAGTATAAAGATTGTGAAGGAGATCTGATCGGTTACCGTCTGCCTTATTTTATGGATAACACTAATATTTCAGGTTATCATTTTCATTTTCTATCGGCTCAGAAAAATGCCGGTGGTCATATTATTGACCTTAAAACAGATAACATTGTGATTGAAATAGAGCAATTGGATAGTTATACTATACAGCCTCCTGCGACAAAAGATTTCGAACATTTTGACTTTAAAAAGAACCGGGAAGAGGATATTAAAAGTGTAGAGCGCGGAGGTAAAAAGTAATAGGTTAACCCATTTCCGCCATCAGTAATAAAACCCCCAAACATTTCCAGAAGATTTTAGTTATCTAATTATTCTACTATCTAAATCTAACCCGATTGGCTGCCGAAAAACAACAAAATGTCGTTAAAGGATTTAACGTCGTCAAATTATTACTCATCTTCGGCCTGGGCCTGCTTTTGGCTGGCGAAGGCTATTTTGGCTACCGGCTGCATACGCTCTCAAATCAGCAGGAAGAAATCAAAAAAGATTACTCCGATATCAATAATATCACTTTCGGGCTGTTTTCAGTCGATCAATGGCATGACAAGGTTGCGGGTATTATTAACCACCAGGTCCGTAATTTTACCATGACCCCAAAACAGAAAAAGCAAATGCGGGTGGAGGTTGAACAGATCATTCTGGCTTTGATCAATAAAGCAGAGGCCATGGTCAATAAACCACAAAAATCAATAGGTGGGAAATTGAAGAAACTGGCTATCAAAACATTTGTAAATACTGATAAAATAAAAGCTCAGGTTCCTGAATTTGCTAAAACTATCATAGCAAAGATCGATAACCCGAAAAATAAAAAGCAGTTAAGTGAAATGGCGATGGGGAAATTTACAGCTATTGAGCAAACTGACAGTACGACAAAGGCAAATAACGCAGCGATCAGTAAAATGTACCGCAAATATCGTGTTTCTGATCGTGATGAATTTAATGATAAGCTTAATGCATCACTGGATAAAATCAGAACGATTACCTATAACTACTCTTTTGGTATGCTTGCTTGTATCCTGATTGTATTATCGTTGTGGTGGATATTCAGGAAAAGGGCAGAGTTTCACGCTATCCTTTTTGTGATGTCACTGATGTTTGCCTTTGTTCTTCTGGCAGTTGGTTTAACTGCATCAATGATCGAAGTAGACGCACGTATCAAATCACTTGACTGTGTATTGTTAGGAGAACATGTGATTTTTAAAAACCAGGTATTATTCTTTCAAAGTAAAAGTATCCTTGATGTAGTAGAAGTTCTGGTGAAGCAGCCTGCCATTGATTCTATACTTGTCGGCATTTTAATCCTTGTTTTCAGTATTCTGTTTCCGATCATGAAATTAAGCTCTACCGGTATTCATTTATTAAGCAAAAGGAAGCTGGCTGAAAATAAATTCATCAAATACTTCGCATTTCAATCTGGTAAATGGAGTATGGCAGATGTGATTGTGATAGCCATATTAATGACCTATATAGGTTTAAATGGTTTATTAGAGAGTCAATTGTCAAGCCTTAATATTCAAAGTGATTTTTTAACCATCATTACCACCAATAATACTGCTTTACAGCCTGGTTATATCATTTTTATCAGCTTTGTATTGTACGGACTTATTTTGTCTACCATCCTGAAATTTATAACGCCGTATGATTCGCATTAAAACAAACACAGCGGTTAAAAAATATAGCCTGCCTAATATAATACTGATTCTTGGGTTAAGTATACTTCTTTGTGGCGAGGCCTATTTCGGTTACCACCTGCATACAGATTCAATGGAGCAGGAACAGATTAAAGAAGACTACAGTATGTTGAATAATATCACATTCGGACTGTTTTCTGTTGATCAGTGGCGGGATCGGATGACTGAAGTTGTCAATCACCAGGTGCATGATTTTACGATGACCCGCGCACAAAAGAAAGACTTGCAGGAACAAGTAGAGGAACAGCTTCATGGGCTCATTACCAAGGCTGTTGCAGAGATTAACAAGCCACAAAAGAGTTTGGGTGGTAAACTGAAAAAACTCGCATTCAATAGCTTTGTGGATGCTGATGATCTGCAAAAGCAAGTGCCTTCTTTTGCAAAAACAATCATTGATAAAGTGAATAGCCCTGCAAGCCATAAGCGGTTAAAGAGTATTGCTACAAGTAAAGTTGACCAGCTTGCAAATGAAACTTATGACAGTACTGCTGTTGCCAGTACTGCAGTTACAAAACACTTGTATAAAAAATATAGCGTTTCCAATCCGGCTGAATTTAATAAAGTGATCAATTCCAGATTGGCTGCTATCCGTACTGTCACCTACAATTATGCTTATGGCATGCTGGGCTGCGTTTTGGTTGCGCTTGGCTTATGGTGGTTCATGAGAAAACATGTACAGTTGCAGACTACACTTTTTGTGATGTCGCTGCTGTTTGCCTTTATCCTGTTGGCGGTGGGCGTAACGGCATCTATTATAGAAGTAGATGCACGTATCGAAACACTGAATTTTATGCTGCTGGGCGAGAAAATTACTTTTGAGAACCAGGTGTTATTTTTTCAAAGTAAAAGTATACTGAATATTATAGAAGTATTAGTTAAACAACCTAAGCCTGATGCGGTTGTTGTAGGTGTATTAATGCTTGTATTCATTATTATCCTTCCTGTATTAAGAATAACCGCTAAGGGTATTCATTTATTGGGCAATGAAAAAGTGGCCGAAAATAAAGTGGTGAAATATTTGACCTTTGAGTCTGGTAAATGGGATATGGCCGATGTGATGGTTGTAGGTATCCTGATGACTTACATTGGTTTGAACGGAATTCTGCAAAGTCAGTTGTCTAATTTAAATATTCATAACAGTTTATTGACTACGACAACGGTCAACGATACCTCTTTGCAGCCTGGATACTTCATCTTCGTGGTATACGTTATGTTTGAGACTTTGTTGTCTTACATTTTAAAACGAATGACAAATGATGAGGTGACCGATCAGGAGGGTGATCCTCTGAGTTAACCGCGTATATAATTATGTTTATGAATAATTACATGACATTGCTTTAAATTATAGTGAAAATACACGGGTTTATGATGGTTGCCTTCAGCCTACTCCAGTGGCTTGCGCAGGGATTTTGAATAGAGATTAAAGAAGGGGATGTCTGCAGATATATTTGATCAGAGCCAGGTGTTGATATAAATTTGAATTCCTGGCAGTATCCTGAACACTCATTTTTGAAAATCGGCCATAATTTACTATATTCTAATTTTTTGCGATATTTAACTATCGGATATTTTTGAGGTTTGTTATTTATAATAACTAGATTTATTATTATTAATACTCACGAATTAGTTCAAATGCTAGAGCCAGTCATTGTAAAAGTTAAACATGCTGTACTAGAAAAGTATATTGCTTACTACTATTTTCTAACTACAGAGAGCGATGATTTTGAAGCTAAATATTATGCCTTCCCACACACCTATACGGTTCTCAATATCCACTGCCATGCAGCACATGAAATCAATAAGTATCAGACCAGTGTTGAAGGAGTTAGTAGCTTTAGTCCGGTATCAATTGTACAGGGGCTTAGGGAACATCCTATCTTAATACTCCTTAAAGGCAAATTGAATAAAGTAACGATCCTTTTCAAACCGATGGGAATTAATGCCTTTATTCCAGAACCTTTCGGACAACTTATACAACAGCCAAGTCAGGAATTTTCCGTCTGGAATAATAATAGAATTTACCAGCAATTCCTTTCTGATTTCTTTACCACCGGAGATTTAAAAGCTAAAGCCACTCTTTTAGAAGACTTTTTGTTAAGTATGCTTAAACCTGTTCCAGATTCTAAAAAGCTTGATTTGTCAATTAACCTTTTATCTGACTTTGAACAAAACCTAACTTTAGAAGACATCTGCGATCAACTGGATGTTCATCCCCGTACTTTTAACAGACTATTTAAAAAGCATCTTGGAATAACACCAGCCGGATATAGGAAAGTCGCCCGGTTCAGGCACTCACTTCAAAATAAACTATTGGAAAATCAGGTTAAACAAATGACAGATCTGGCTTATCAAAGTAACTATTATGACCAATCTTATTTTAATAAGATTTATAAAAGTCTTACCGGTACAAATCCCGGACGCTTTTTCAAACAGATTGAAACTTTGGCTGATAACCGTCTTGTATTTCAGTTTTTGTAACGGAATTTTGTTGTCCTTTAAATTTCAAGCAACATAAATATCAGTTAATTCTATTCAAATAACCATTAACCAGCCGGTTTCAATCTTTATGAATGCAAAAACTAAATTTCAATCATGATTACAGTTTAAGTTCGATGGTATTTGAAACTATGAAATCACGGTCTCTTGTTTCCAGAAATTCCTTTATAATTATATTTTTATCTGCACAGATCTTTGTATTCAATATTGCTTTATTGTTCACTATGATCTTAATTGGCTTGTTGAGGTCAAACATATCTGCTGAAA from Pedobacter sp. WC2423 carries:
- a CDS encoding helix-turn-helix transcriptional regulator, with the translated sequence MLFIITRFIIINTHELVQMLEPVIVKVKHAVLEKYIAYYYFLTTESDDFEAKYYAFPHTYTVLNIHCHAAHEINKYQTSVEGVSSFSPVSIVQGLREHPILILLKGKLNKVTILFKPMGINAFIPEPFGQLIQQPSQEFSVWNNNRIYQQFLSDFFTTGDLKAKATLLEDFLLSMLKPVPDSKKLDLSINLLSDFEQNLTLEDICDQLDVHPRTFNRLFKKHLGITPAGYRKVARFRHSLQNKLLENQVKQMTDLAYQSNYYDQSYFNKIYKSLTGTNPGRFFKQIETLADNRLVFQFL